One region of Pseudoalteromonas luteoviolacea genomic DNA includes:
- a CDS encoding discoidin domain-containing protein has product MFKLLGICSLAFVTAANAQPFTLIEDVTITDQKITVPINGFNDPVVFASIPTLNDPQAGVVSISNVTDSSFDVQFKEWPYLDGIHGEERVAFLVAEKGRHQLQDGSFWEIGEFTMTGGSTHQFFNESFAHTPHILLSGQTQNDPDAFSLRVSSASALTFGVALNEQEAGNSHTEESIGYLAVYSPTNAGITHNNEAYELTHQAINQEGFQTVNGKLLVQEEQSRDTETDHLLEIINILTVKNKLFAQDITHYGKDTMALRLDTGSQFAIDPGEATGQYGNIALLGSNGLTEASYTASNSYSKDSPSGAFDGFNNGLQVNIDSPKRIRRGIWVSTIEQEHWLQVAFERNAYITSFRVMLYEGAKTMGPKEVTLQVSQDNVHFRDHETFTVPMGLNQLITLTEPAIGKYIRLKIHSTHNSTSSMRVIGELEYYGGFVTHDTVIEPEDPTPIEGTTCASIKQQTPNATTGIYQIDPDGNGGEPAFYAHCEMTLNGGGWTLVANHSDGLNELVVTSPVTETTSGVLPAAQWQNIQKQMTSGMMFVDEYNQVSQISKAKLTNANCVSLQQNVDLSQPKVPYDTAVLWQNEGTGCSLSGLDYSFISLSTKPTSRGDGYTRNGASLYQHNVKFDLWPYNNGVYSGAEQNSLLYYVK; this is encoded by the coding sequence ATGTTTAAACTTCTTGGTATTTGCTCTTTGGCTTTTGTCACAGCCGCTAATGCGCAACCTTTTACTCTCATCGAAGACGTCACAATAACAGACCAAAAAATCACAGTCCCTATCAATGGTTTTAATGATCCCGTTGTATTTGCTTCAATCCCCACTCTTAATGACCCACAAGCGGGTGTTGTATCAATTTCAAATGTGACCGATTCAAGTTTCGATGTTCAATTTAAAGAATGGCCATATTTAGATGGCATACATGGTGAAGAACGAGTTGCCTTTTTAGTAGCGGAAAAAGGGCGTCATCAACTTCAAGATGGCAGCTTTTGGGAAATTGGTGAATTTACCATGACTGGTGGCTCCACCCATCAATTTTTTAACGAGAGCTTTGCCCATACACCGCATATTTTACTCAGTGGTCAAACACAAAATGACCCCGATGCCTTTTCATTGCGTGTATCAAGCGCGTCAGCATTAACCTTCGGTGTAGCACTCAATGAGCAAGAAGCAGGAAATAGCCATACTGAAGAATCAATTGGCTATCTTGCCGTTTATAGCCCTACCAATGCAGGGATCACACACAATAATGAAGCTTATGAGTTGACGCACCAAGCCATTAACCAAGAAGGGTTTCAAACCGTCAATGGAAAGCTGCTCGTTCAAGAAGAGCAATCACGTGACACCGAAACCGACCATTTACTTGAAATCATAAATATCCTAACGGTTAAGAATAAGCTGTTTGCTCAGGATATTACTCACTATGGCAAAGATACGATGGCCCTTCGTCTAGATACTGGTAGTCAATTTGCCATTGACCCTGGAGAAGCAACTGGGCAATATGGCAACATTGCACTGCTAGGCAGCAATGGGCTAACTGAAGCCTCTTACACCGCTAGTAACTCTTATTCAAAAGATAGCCCTTCAGGCGCATTTGATGGCTTTAACAACGGCCTACAAGTAAACATTGACTCTCCAAAGCGCATCAGGCGTGGGATATGGGTCTCTACAATCGAGCAAGAACACTGGCTACAAGTCGCGTTTGAGCGTAATGCGTACATCACTTCTTTTAGAGTTATGCTTTATGAAGGAGCTAAAACTATGGGACCAAAAGAAGTTACCCTGCAAGTTTCGCAAGATAATGTGCACTTTAGAGACCACGAGACTTTCACAGTCCCAATGGGCCTTAACCAGCTTATTACTTTAACAGAGCCTGCTATCGGGAAGTACATCAGGCTAAAAATTCACTCTACACATAATAGTACTAGCTCCATGCGTGTAATAGGCGAATTAGAGTATTATGGGGGCTTTGTAACACATGATACCGTCATTGAACCTGAGGACCCAACACCAATTGAAGGCACCACATGCGCTTCAATAAAACAGCAAACACCAAATGCAACCACAGGGATTTATCAAATAGACCCAGATGGAAATGGCGGTGAGCCTGCATTCTATGCGCATTGTGAAATGACACTTAATGGGGGTGGCTGGACACTGGTAGCCAACCACTCGGATGGACTAAATGAACTGGTTGTAACTTCACCGGTCACGGAGACGACTAGCGGTGTATTACCAGCAGCACAATGGCAGAATATTCAAAAGCAGATGACGTCAGGAATGATGTTTGTAGATGAATACAATCAGGTATCACAGATCAGCAAAGCTAAATTAACCAACGCTAACTGTGTTTCCTTGCAACAAAATGTTGATTTAAGCCAGCCCAAAGTCCCCTATGATACAGCTGTCCTATGGCAAAACGAAGGAACTGGATGTAGCCTATCCGGTCTTGATTACTCCTTTATTAGTTTAAGTACAAAACCAACAAGCCGCGGTGACGGTTACACTCGTAATGGCGCATCGCTATATCAGCATAATGTTAAATTTGACCTCTGGCCATATAATAATGGCGTATACAGTGGTGCAGAACAAAACTCTTTGCTGTATTACGTTAAATAA